In Halanaeroarchaeum sp. HSR-CO, one DNA window encodes the following:
- a CDS encoding CPBP family intramembrane glutamic endopeptidase: MSDESRDETSDRDWDGADRDAIASTERDRSVAVDSEPSPADRPPIEVQKQESPLYALLGALLVAVGGIAGAVAASGVVFLGISLFALSLSPVASFGLSFLAGGVGFVGVALLYIRYRGRDPIQYIGFRIPNWQDLKWIVGGYLGAMALVVASGIALTALQVDPETTNRAAEAGLERPELLLWLVPLSFLVIAPGEELLFRGTVQSRLREAFSPAVAITITAAVFAVLHFFSLTGGAGGRFIAISILFLPSLVFGAVYEYTGNIVASMLVHGAYNSTLVLLVYVTLQQFPAEELAVLL; encoded by the coding sequence ATGAGCGACGAGTCACGTGACGAGACGAGTGACCGCGACTGGGATGGGGCGGACCGGGACGCCATCGCTTCCACCGAGCGTGACCGGTCCGTGGCGGTCGACAGCGAGCCGTCGCCAGCGGATCGTCCGCCGATCGAGGTCCAGAAACAGGAGAGTCCGCTGTACGCCTTGCTGGGCGCGCTGCTCGTAGCCGTCGGCGGGATCGCCGGTGCGGTCGCCGCCAGCGGCGTGGTGTTTCTCGGCATCTCCCTGTTCGCCCTGTCGCTCTCTCCAGTAGCGTCGTTCGGGCTGTCGTTTCTTGCCGGGGGCGTCGGATTCGTCGGCGTCGCCCTCCTCTACATCCGGTATCGGGGGAGAGACCCGATCCAGTACATCGGATTCCGGATCCCGAACTGGCAGGACCTCAAGTGGATCGTCGGCGGGTATCTCGGGGCGATGGCCCTCGTGGTGGCGAGTGGTATCGCGTTGACGGCGCTCCAGGTGGACCCGGAGACGACCAACCGTGCTGCGGAGGCCGGTCTAGAACGGCCGGAACTGCTCCTGTGGCTCGTTCCACTCTCCTTTCTCGTCATCGCTCCCGGTGAGGAACTTCTCTTCCGGGGAACGGTACAGAGTCGGCTCCGTGAGGCGTTCTCGCCGGCCGTCGCCATCACCATCACCGCCGCGGTGTTCGCCGTCCTGCACTTCTTCTCCCTGACCGGGGGTGCCGGTGGTCGGTTCATCGCCATCTCGATCCTATTCTTGCCGAGTCTGGTCTTCGGGGCCGTCTACGAGTACACCGGGAACATCGTCGCCTCGATGCTGGTCCACGGCGCCTACAACTCGACGCTGGTGCTGTTGGTGTACGTCACGCTCCAGCAGTTCCCCGCAGAAGAACTCGCGGTACTGCTCTAG
- the polX gene encoding DNA polymerase/3'-5' exonuclease PolX yields the protein MSRNGEVAALLEEYAALLEAQDVDFKPRAYRKAAQNIEDHPEPIEALAAEGLDAVTAIDGVGDGIGEKVIEYIETGEIAELEEERDRLPVDMETLTRVEGVGPKTAAALYEALGITTLDELETAARNGEVREVSGFGETTEANILEHVEFARQSQERQLLGDARPVADDVLAHLEEVDVVERCEVAGSIRRWRETIGDVDVLVGSDAGESVADAMADWDRVDSVIETGPTKTSVRIADMRVDLRVVTPTEFGSALQYFTGSKDHNITLRNHAIEKGLKINEYGIFDVSDVADPDAGQRVGELLASETEEAVYEAVDLPWIAPEMREDRGEIDAALAGELPDLIDHDDVRGDLHTHTDWSDGEFTVEEMLEGAAEFGHDYLCISDHAAGPGVFGDSGLTDEEVADQLEVVHEAGESVDIEVFTGIEANIAADGTVGDLDDETLAELDLVIASPHSGLTAEDDQTERLIAAIEHPAVDVLGHPSGRLLNQRPGIEFDPARLGAAAAEHDVALEINSNPHRLDLWGSAVQTAIDAGATIVIDTDAHSPQEFGNLRYGIHTARRGWASPPDVLNTRDADGVREFLH from the coding sequence ATCCCGAACCGATCGAGGCCCTGGCAGCCGAAGGACTGGACGCCGTTACCGCTATCGACGGGGTCGGCGATGGGATCGGTGAGAAGGTCATCGAGTACATCGAGACTGGCGAGATAGCGGAACTGGAAGAAGAACGCGACCGACTGCCCGTGGACATGGAAACGCTCACCCGGGTCGAGGGCGTCGGGCCGAAGACCGCCGCGGCACTGTACGAAGCACTGGGAATCACCACCCTCGACGAACTCGAAACGGCCGCACGGAACGGCGAGGTCCGCGAGGTATCGGGCTTCGGCGAGACGACGGAGGCAAACATCCTCGAACACGTCGAGTTCGCCCGCCAATCCCAGGAACGCCAGCTCCTCGGCGACGCCCGTCCGGTCGCCGACGACGTGCTCGCCCACCTCGAGGAGGTCGACGTGGTCGAACGCTGCGAGGTCGCCGGTTCGATCCGTCGGTGGCGCGAGACCATCGGCGACGTCGACGTCCTGGTGGGAAGCGATGCGGGCGAATCGGTCGCCGACGCGATGGCCGACTGGGACCGCGTCGATTCGGTCATCGAGACCGGTCCGACGAAGACGAGCGTCAGAATCGCCGACATGCGAGTCGATCTGCGCGTGGTCACGCCGACGGAGTTCGGCAGCGCCTTGCAGTACTTCACGGGGAGCAAAGACCACAACATCACCCTGCGCAACCACGCCATCGAGAAGGGGTTGAAGATCAACGAGTACGGTATCTTCGATGTCTCGGACGTGGCGGACCCGGACGCAGGACAGCGAGTGGGAGAGCTGCTCGCGAGCGAGACCGAGGAGGCGGTCTACGAGGCTGTAGACCTCCCCTGGATCGCCCCCGAGATGCGGGAGGATCGGGGCGAGATCGACGCCGCACTGGCGGGCGAGTTGCCGGACCTCATCGACCACGACGACGTCCGCGGTGACCTCCACACCCACACCGACTGGTCGGACGGCGAGTTCACCGTCGAGGAGATGCTGGAGGGCGCGGCCGAGTTCGGTCACGACTACCTCTGCATCTCCGATCACGCGGCAGGACCGGGCGTGTTCGGCGATTCCGGCCTCACCGACGAGGAGGTCGCTGACCAACTCGAGGTCGTCCACGAAGCGGGCGAATCGGTCGATATCGAGGTGTTCACCGGGATCGAGGCCAACATCGCGGCGGATGGGACCGTGGGAGACCTCGACGACGAGACCCTCGCGGAACTCGACCTCGTCATCGCCTCGCCACACAGCGGACTCACTGCCGAGGACGATCAGACCGAACGACTGATCGCCGCGATCGAACACCCCGCGGTAGACGTGCTCGGCCATCCGAGCGGCCGTCTCCTCAACCAGCGACCGGGGATCGAATTCGACCCGGCGAGGCTCGGGGCGGCGGCCGCTGAGCACGACGTCGCCCTCGAGATAAACAGCAATCCGCATCGACTCGACCTCTGGGGGAGTGCCGTCCAGACCGCCATCGACGCGGGAGCGACCATCGTCATCGATACCGACGCCCACAGCCCACAGGAGTTCGGAAACCTCCGGTACGGAATCCACACGGCTCGTCGTGGGTGGGCGAGCCCGCCAGACGTGCTCAACACCCGGGACGCCGATGGAGTTCGCGAGTTCCTCCACTGA
- a CDS encoding Mut7-C RNAse domain-containing protein, translating to MPTPEDTRLLLDAMVGGIRTILRMVGYDTAYALERGVEADDAVKTLAESEGRVLLTRDVTLADRTDDAVLLHSKDADDQLAELAAAGFELTLSEPRRCAACNGALTELPDGAETPEDAPDPANRQCWRCRDCGQLFWKGSHWDDVADRIERL from the coding sequence ATGCCCACGCCCGAGGATACCCGTCTCTTGCTCGACGCGATGGTCGGGGGAATCCGGACTATCCTCCGGATGGTTGGCTACGATACGGCGTACGCGCTGGAACGGGGCGTCGAGGCGGACGACGCGGTCAAGACCCTCGCCGAATCCGAAGGACGAGTGCTGCTTACCCGAGACGTGACACTCGCGGACCGGACCGACGACGCCGTCCTCCTCCACTCGAAGGACGCCGACGACCAACTCGCCGAGCTCGCGGCGGCGGGGTTCGAGCTGACGCTTTCGGAACCTCGGCGCTGCGCTGCGTGCAACGGTGCGCTGACGGAACTGCCGGACGGAGCGGAGACGCCCGAGGACGCGCCGGATCCCGCGAACCGCCAGTGCTGGCGCTGTCGTGACTGTGGCCAGCTTTTCTGGAAAGGAAGCCACTGGGACGACGTCGCAGACCGGATAGAACGGCTATGA
- a CDS encoding DUF5789 family protein, protein MADDTDEEGPAVELGEGEPVEGAPLSRVSARLTWAIQKSEIDRKQGETVVRTPEGPRELSDILSEVEETYFDTRRAFEDAVREVIGTGPVPTAETTEE, encoded by the coding sequence ATGGCCGACGATACCGACGAGGAGGGTCCTGCCGTCGAACTCGGCGAGGGTGAACCGGTCGAAGGCGCACCGCTCTCCCGTGTCTCAGCCCGGTTGACCTGGGCAATCCAGAAAAGCGAGATCGACCGCAAGCAGGGCGAGACCGTCGTCCGGACGCCCGAAGGCCCCCGAGAGCTCTCGGACATCCTCTCGGAGGTAGAGGAGACGTACTTCGACACCCGACGGGCCTTCGAAGACGCCGTCCGCGAGGTCATCGGAACGGGACCGGTCCCCACCGCCGAAACGACAGAAGAGTAA